A window of the Gossypium hirsutum isolate 1008001.06 chromosome A05, Gossypium_hirsutum_v2.1, whole genome shotgun sequence genome harbors these coding sequences:
- the LOC107960655 gene encoding uncharacterized protein, producing the protein MDRGQEEMQFLGLFDIFKESYKIISSCRKLFTKITLALILPLSFIYLVHVQVSSLFSSKLQLDHIRSDTAEYENSSNLISHEALYFLLFNFVYFTLFFIFSLLSTAAVVYTIACIYTARELTFKTIITVVPKVWKRLLVTFLSIFVVIFLYLFVAVLVLIIWAVSVGQMHAIGVVMLAVLVVLFTAGLFYLATIWHLATTVSVLEEAYGFAAMVKSKNLIKGKLGLAIAVFFIL; encoded by the coding sequence ATGGATAGAGGGCAAGAAGAGATGCAATTTTTAGGGTTGTTTGACATATTCAAGGAATCCTACAAAATCATATCATCATGCAGAAAGCTCTTCACTAAGATCACTTTAGCTTTAATCCTTCCTCTATCCTTCATTTACCTTGTTCACGTGCAAGTTTCAAGTTTATTCTCAAGCAAATTACAACTTGATCATATTCGATCAGACACTGCCGAATACGAGAATTCATCTAACCTTATCTCCCATGAAGCCCTTTACTTTTTGCTTTTCAACTTTGTCTACTTCACTTTGTTTTTCATCTTTTCGCTTCTTTCAACTGCTGCAGTTGTTTACACCATTGCCTGCATATATACAGCTCGGGAACTCACGTTCAAGACAATCATAACCGTTGTTCCCAAGGTCTGGAAGAGGCTGCTTGTTACTTTCTTGAGTATTTTTGTTGTCATTTTTCTCTATCTCTTTGTAGCTGTCCTTGTCTTGATTATCTGGGCAGTTTCAGTGGGACAAATGCACGCTATAGGTGTTGTAATGTTAGCCGTTTTAGTGGTTTTGTTCACTGCGGGGCTCTTCTATTTGGCCACAATTTGGCACTTGGCTACCACTGTATCTGTTTTAGAAGAGGCATATGGGTTTGCAGCCATGGTGAAGAGCAAAAACCTTATCAAAGGAAAGCTAGGGTTGGCGATAGCCGTGTTTTTTATCCTGTAA